From the candidate division WOR-3 bacterium genome, the window TTTCCGGTGATTATACAGGAATCTTCTCCTAAACAGGGAAAATGCATAATGCCGAAAAACGGATCAGTGTTTTTTAGGACGCACAGGGATACCGCCCAAAGTTTTGACTTTTTTGACCTATCTTTTGTCCAATCGGCGTAGTTCTTTGTTCCGTCTATGGGGTCAATCAGAAGAGTATATTTCTCGATTTTACACCAGCTTAAAAAGGCATTTTTTGGATAAAATGAAGAAATTTCTTCGGCTATAACGTCCATTTTTCCTGGGTACTCTTTTGAGATTTCACTGATAAGGTAGTCTTGAACTGCCAGATCAGCTTCCGTGACAACGGATTTTTCTTCGAAGAAAGATTTTTCTGCGTCAAGAGCCGTGTCCATGCTCTTTTGTTTTACTGAAAGGTTTTCCCCGTATTGAAGGGCAATCTTTCCGGCTTTTTTCACAATAGAAACTATTTTTTCCAATTCAGAAACTTGCATTTTAACTTTTCTTTCTTATAATTGTATTTTAACCTTGAAACAAGGCAAGAGATTTCTGTTTACACTAAATCATCTATGAGCGAAAAAAAAGTAAAAGTAGGAGACACAATCTGTGGCGAAAAGGGTATTTTCGTCATTGCCGGTCCTTGTGTGATAGAGGACGAAAAAATTGCTTTCAAAACAGCTGAAATTCTGAAACGGGCATGTTTCAATCTCGGGGTAGGGCTCATTTATAAATCGTCTTTTAGCAAGGACAACAGAAGTTCTTCCGAGAATTACAGAGGGCCGGGGCTGGAGAACGGCCTCCAAATTCTGAAAAAGGTAAGGGAGGAATTCGATGTCCCCGTTACTTCGGACATTCATTCCGCTGAACAGGCGCTTCCGGCCTCGGAAGTTTTGGACCTTTTGCAAATTCCGGCTTATCTATGCATGCAGACTTCGATCGTCGAAGCGGTCGCGAGAACCAGCAAACCAATGAACATAAAACACGGTCAATTCATAGCTCCGGAAAACATGAAATTCCCTGTGGAAAAAGCGCAAAACGCAGGAAATTACGAAATCATGCTGACCGAGAGAGGTTATACCTTTGGTTACAACGATTTGATCGTTGACCCGAGAAGTTTTTTCGAGTTGAACAAAATTGGATATCCTGTTATTTTTGATGTCACTCACAGCGTCAGGAGGTACGGTATTCCTAGCGCTAACCCGTTGGGGGGGAAAAGACAGTATATGCAAACCCTGGCGAGAGCCGCTACCGCTTCTGGTATCGACGGACTATTCGTTGAAGTCCATCCCAGCCCGGAAAAGGCTTTGTGCGATTCTTCGAGCCAGCTCAACGTGTTTGAATTTGAAGAATTTATCAAACCATTGATAGAAATACACA encodes:
- the kdsA gene encoding 3-deoxy-8-phosphooctulonate synthase produces the protein MSEKKVKVGDTICGEKGIFVIAGPCVIEDEKIAFKTAEILKRACFNLGVGLIYKSSFSKDNRSSSENYRGPGLENGLQILKKVREEFDVPVTSDIHSAEQALPASEVLDLLQIPAYLCMQTSIVEAVARTSKPMNIKHGQFIAPENMKFPVEKAQNAGNYEIMLTERGYTFGYNDLIVDPRSFFELNKIGYPVIFDVTHSVRRYGIPSANPLGGKRQYMQTLARAATASGIDGLFVEVHPSPEKALCDSSSQLNVFEFEEFIKPLIEIHNLIKGGLK